A single region of the Pelobates fuscus isolate aPelFus1 chromosome 4, aPelFus1.pri, whole genome shotgun sequence genome encodes:
- the STMND1 gene encoding stathmin domain-containing protein 1, whose protein sequence is MEMASMTHLLWQPPMTTRESLEHHKKAGGSVPGHFLCYTVTMGCKGSKVQVVEVKPTDGRKSGWGAHGKGNQIENEFHENSSGRDGSATSKGTMDSGLGMEDESARENLPGVVTEKESSPRTAGILNNGKDSLLLTSRSQQERQTSSDILEELMTQGIIQSKTKVVKNGEAYDVMLETMEKPLGRPPAKLEKLKTKKTINTSLTKEDIESKMKAAEERRKTKEEELKKRLRSDRPVTALRGIRGEGPFSNHEQHEDPSTIPHETLDSSGNDLSENIPSMGPPDTLDFDASKNVMNEMTHSQMVNEAADEIVAVESDITYNNPNVMDIDAGSDDF, encoded by the exons ATGGAAATGGCCAGCATGACTCATTTATTGTGGCAACCTCCCATGACAACCAGAGAGTCCCTAGAGCACCATAAGAAGGCAGGGGGCAGTGTTCCCGGACACTTTCTTTGTTACACTGTAACCATGGGCTGTAAAGGATCCAAGGTGCAGGTGGTCGAAGTGAAGCCCACTGATGGGAGGAAGAGCGGATGGGGGGCTCATGGCAAAGGGAACCAG ATTGAAAATGAGTTTCATGAAAACTCCAGTGGCAGGGATGGCTCAGCTACATCAAAAGGCACCATGGACAGTGGATTGGGAATGGAAGATGAATCTGCACGAGAAAATCTGCCTGGAGTAGTAACGGAAAAAGAAAGTTCTCCCAGAACAGCAGGAATATTGAATAATGGcaaag ACTCTTTATTGCTGACCAGTAGAAGTCAACAGGAAAGGCAGACGTCCTCAGATATCCTGGAAGAACTGATGACTCAAGGAATTATACAGAGCAAAACGAAAGTTGTTAAAAATGGAGAAGCCTATGATGTAATG TTGGAAACAATGGAAAAACCATTAGGGAGACCTCCTGCAAAACTCGAGAAATTAAAAACCAAGAAGACAATAAATACAAGCCTAACAAAAGAGGATATTGAAAGTAAAATGAAAGCTGCTGAGGAGAGAAGAAAG acAAAAGAAGAGGAGCTGAAGAAAAGACTGAGGAGTGACAGGCCAGTAACTGCATTACGGGGCATAAGGGGAGAAGGTCCTTTCTCTAACCATGAGCAACATGAAGATCCTTCCACTATTCCACATGAAACCTTAGATTCATCAGGAAATGATTTGAGTGAAAATATTCCATCTATGGGTCCACCTGATACCTTAGATTTTGATGCATCTAAAAATGTAATGAATGAAATGACACACAGCCAGATGGTTAATGAAGCTGCTGATGAAATAGTTGCTGTTGAATCTGACATCACATATAACAATCCAAATGTTATGGACATCGATGCTGGAAGTGATGACTTCTGA